AGTAACAGCCAGAAAGATAGTGCGTTTCATGTAAATATGACTCGCCAGTCGCCACCATTAATGAATACGCTTATGcattgaaaattgaaatattaaaattcacAACTATATGTGCAGAGTGCATAGGTAACTGATCCAAATACGGGAGTTGGAAAGACTAAGTAGTTTACTTACTGTGTCAATCTTCTTGATAACAGAAGTACCACTATCCATGTCATAGTCATACACAGAAGGAGGTGTCTTCATCGAGCTGTAGCGGAACCTTATAACACTGGACGCAAATTCAGACTCTGTTGAGTCAATTGAATAGACCGGATCAACAAAGCTAACATTACGACCAGCTTGGAGTTTGTTCAGAGGCTCTCCCTCAGCGGGAAGCCTATGAACTGTTATCTTCTGCAGTCCTTGTTCACGCTCGAATACTGCAAGATGATCTCGAAAGAGCTGAATTTCCTGAATCTTTACACTGTCCATATCAAAAATACAGTGTAATTATTACCATATGGCTATATGATACAAGGTGAACTTATATTTAAGTGAATAATGCAGTATAAAACTCAATTAGCGATTGGAAAAAAATCGAAGAATATAAATGAGACTAAAAACTAGTTGGACTTCCTCAGGATTTTGGATATGAACACTGACAATGACAAAACAGATTCTAACAAAAATGGTTTACCTTTCTCTATGCGGAATCAGAACTGTTGTCTTAGATGTGTCATCAACTGAACAGGCCACCAGTTCTGAGTTGTAAACCTCAGTGCTCCTTCGCTGGATTAAAAAGTGGTTCCCTCGGTGGCTGACAGATGAATCAATGCCATCTACACGAGGTGTCAACACCTTGAGTCCATCCTGAGGCTTGGACACATCAAGCGAGAAGACAAATCTCGTAGTTTTGCTTTCGGATGCAACAAAAATATACTTATGGCTCTCAGAGGCATGAAGATCAAGAGAAAACATATCATCCTTCTCGTGGTAGAGGCATACATCACTGGATTGTTCTGTCCCCAACTTATGTAACCAAACCTGTCACAACAAATGTACGAAAATGACAACATGAAGTTTCAAAGAAACAGTATTTAATGTAATAAGAATAATTAATAGAgcaaaatctaaataaaaaatcgTTCAGAAGTAAACCTTATCAGGTCGCAGGATTTCGTCCATAGTAATGTAGACCAAAGCATCATTACCAGCCCATTCAAGATAACAAGTCAGTCCTTTAAGTGGTTGTCCTAATGGTTTCAGGGACTCAGAGTCGATGACATTCACTGTATATATCTCATCACCTTTTGTGTCCTCTGCATAGGCCACCAATTTATGATCTGGACTAGCCTGAAGACAGCATTAAAAGAACGAAACACAATTGTTAACGAAAAAAAACGCagtttttgaaatcaaaatctattttCCATAGTCGTCTAACCTTGAAGGCACCAATACTGTAGTAGTCATACTCTTGGGCCTTGATATTCTCATCCAATATGATATGCTCAGGAGGAGCATCTGGCCCAGTTGGCATAGTATCATAAACAGAAGGCTCAGCTTTGTTGTCAGCGATCAAACGCCTACAATGCTGAGCATATTCCTTTCCTTGAAGATTCTTCTTGTAGTAGTAGTAAGGACCCTTGCGTAGAGGCGCAGATATATCATCTTCCTTGATCCTCCCTCTTAtttcagcaaacagcttatccTCAAATTGCTTAGTCCCTGAAAAAAATTAAGTTCCCATCTAATTATCTCACAGCTTTGCACACTCAATGTATTATTCCTGAGCATTTGTAACTGAACCACAAATCCGAACCGGAAAACTTAAACCAGTGCCCGACCGGATCTATAGacccaaaaaccaaaataatacaaaatagaTAGACTAGTGGGGGTTATTGGTTagtgtattttaatggatttgaaaatccaaactaaatcGACTGTTATTGgtattattggtttaatgatttataaattttaattcaaatcaagtgtggttcaatcataatcatacggatttactaatagatTTGATTTCATGGATTTGTATGGACTTTTTTTGTTAagaatacaaagactcaaatccaaaccttgaatttataaatcaattaaaatatataaaccaataacacatctTGATATTACTAGCCGGACCTTGATTTTTTAATCCAAAATTACAAATCTATTGTTAACCGAATCCAACCATAATCTATAATCCAAAGTATTATAAACCGAATCGAGATGCGAAAAGCCCTAATCCCTAACAACCTAACTAACTCACCAGACATGACGGAACCAGTGTAGTCGTTTTCTTCACGGAGGTACGAAAGCATATCGGGATTGCAACGAGAATCATCACGAAGCCAATAGTAATTGTCAACCCTAACGTCACCGAACATCTGCATCACGTGCTCCACTTTCTTCGCCGCGGGAGGGGATCTCGTTTCCGCCATGTCTCCCGACCGCAATGAGGAAGAACACAACCGTAGATTAGATCGGCggcgaggaagaggaagaagaggagggaGGCAGGAGAGAGGAGCACCGAAGTTGAGAAGACGACGATGAGGTGCGAGAAAGTGGGAGCCAAGGGCAGCAGCAACGAGTCCTCCTCTCCTTACTATCATATCATTTACAGGTTTGGTGTTTATCTAGTGAGCGTAACACACGGGACACGAGTTTGTTATTAGGTTATCGGTTATTTCCGGTTTAGTTATACCAAATTCGGTTCACACTAAATTCCACAATTCGAACTCATTCATCACATTTTGGTTTGATTGTTTCGAACATATGATgttacatttttaaataaataaacaaagaagtGGTGAATATATGATTACTACAATTTTTCGTAAAAAtcaatttcaatatatatataaatatatattatatatacatatatattttgataatttattttatattttattttaaatatatatatatacgcaactctagttattaatttatcacTGAACTTGAGAATGTTGGCTTTTCATGAAATTTTCCAGCCACAAATAATCTAAACCGAACCGGACTAAACCAAACAAACATGATAAAATTGGTGTctacccctacaaaaatattgagtttttggtaaatactttatatactgaagcctataatctttagtgttgttttaaaatttctaccatattctacatttgtattaatgtatgctaaactctttttcatggtaaatgagcatctttcaattgtttttatcaaataatttaataaaactttataatactccctaaatcgatggaataataactagaaaattattattttcttgataaacggagacgacaaaggctccaaacctctttgaacatcatcatatgttagtgcaggattaaactaggcattaaaacaatattgtcatattttttgaaattttctcaaaatctatgggctaacccctacaaaaatattgagtttttggtaaatactttatacactgcagcctataatctttagtgttgttttaaaatttctaccatattttacatttgtattaatgtatgctaaactctttttcatggtaaatgggcatttttcaatggtttttatcaattaatttagtaaaacttcataatacctcctaaatcgatggaacaattattattttcttgataaacggagagcacaaaggctccaaacctctttaaacatcatcatatgttagtgcaggatgcaactaggtattaaaacaatattgttatatattttttgaaattttctcaaaatctatgagctaacccctacaaaaatattgagtttttggtaaatactttgtatactgaagcctataatctttaatgttgttttaaaatttataccatattcaacatttgtattaatgtatactaaactctttttcatggtaaatgagcatctttcaattgtttttatcaaataatttaataaaacttcataatactccctaa
This genomic interval from Brassica napus cultivar Da-Ae chromosome A6, Da-Ae, whole genome shotgun sequence contains the following:
- the LOC125610103 gene encoding protease 2-like, encoding MIVRRGGLVAAALGSHFLAPHRRLLNFGAPLSCLPPLLPLPRRRSNLRLCSSSLRSGDMAETRSPPAAKKVEHVMQMFGDVRVDNYYWLRDDSRCNPDMLSYLREENDYTGSVMSGTKQFEDKLFAEIRGRIKEDDISAPLRKGPYYYYKKNLQGKEYAQHCRRLIADNKAEPSVYDTMPTGPDAPPEHIILDENIKAQEYDYYSIGAFKASPDHKLVAYAEDTKGDEIYTVNVIDSESLKPLGQPLKGLTCYLEWAGNDALVYITMDEILRPDKVWLHKLGTEQSSDVCLYHEKDDMFSLDLHASESHKYIFVASESKTTRFVFSLDVSKPQDGLKVLTPRVDGIDSSVSHRGNHFLIQRRSTEVYNSELVACSVDDTSKTTVLIPHRESVKIQEIQLFRDHLAVFEREQGLQKITVHRLPAEGEPLNKLQAGRNVSFVDPVYSIDSTESEFASSVIRFRYSSMKTPPSVYDYDMDSGTSVIKKIDTVLGGFDASNYVTERKWVTAADGTQVPMSIVYNKNLAKLDGSDPCLLYGYGSYEISVDPYFKASRLSLLDRGFIYVIAHVRGGGEMGRQWYENGKLLKKKNTFTDFIACAESLIELKYCSKEKLCVEGRSAGGLLMGAVLNMRPDLFKVVIAGVPFVDVLTTMLDPTIPLTTSEWEEWGDPRKEEFYFYMKSYSPVDNVTAQNYPNVLVTAGLNDPRVMYSEPAKFVAKLREMKTDNNLLLFKCELGAGHFSKSGRFEKLQEDAFTFAFMMKVLDMIPASV